In the Catenulispora sp. GP43 genome, one interval contains:
- a CDS encoding LuxR C-terminal-related transcriptional regulator yields MTEIPTTTSAGLGLLGLGDDSASVYQEMLRAPADSATGIAHRLGWDEPRTLAALAELERLELVRPSWQTPGALRAVEPGVGLAALLSRQEAELQRRREAVEAGRLVVQDVVTQFSDTRQWVNVEVLTGLDAIRLRIQSLAAECRTELAGMAPGGPQSAATMAASKPLDQALLERGLQMRSLYLDSIVNDPANLEYIRWLAKAGGNVRTTATLPFRMQIYDRRLAVVPVDPNTPGSGALLVRSPSLVSALCALFDHAWTTAQPFGERPEPSDQELTAQELAVLRLLAQGHADESIARRLGVSVRTSRRITAALMTHLNASSRFQAGAMAALRGLINADDLV; encoded by the coding sequence ATGACGGAGATCCCCACGACGACTTCCGCCGGCCTGGGCCTGCTCGGCCTCGGCGACGACTCGGCGAGCGTCTACCAGGAGATGCTCAGGGCGCCGGCCGACAGCGCGACCGGAATAGCCCACAGACTCGGCTGGGACGAGCCCCGGACCCTCGCGGCCCTGGCCGAACTCGAACGGCTGGAACTGGTCCGACCCTCCTGGCAGACGCCGGGCGCACTGCGGGCGGTGGAGCCCGGCGTCGGACTGGCCGCACTCCTGTCCCGGCAGGAGGCCGAGCTCCAGCGCCGGCGCGAGGCCGTCGAGGCCGGCCGCCTGGTCGTCCAGGACGTGGTCACGCAGTTCAGCGACACCCGCCAGTGGGTGAACGTCGAGGTCCTGACCGGCCTGGACGCCATCCGGCTCAGAATCCAGTCCCTGGCGGCCGAGTGCCGCACCGAGCTGGCCGGCATGGCGCCCGGCGGCCCGCAGAGCGCGGCCACCATGGCCGCCAGCAAGCCCCTGGATCAGGCGTTGCTCGAACGCGGGCTCCAAATGCGGAGCCTGTACCTGGACAGCATCGTCAACGACCCCGCGAACCTGGAATACATCCGCTGGCTCGCCAAAGCCGGCGGCAACGTCCGGACCACAGCGACGCTCCCGTTCCGGATGCAGATCTACGACCGCCGCCTGGCCGTCGTACCGGTGGACCCGAACACCCCCGGATCCGGCGCCCTCCTGGTCCGCAGCCCCAGCCTGGTGAGCGCCCTGTGCGCCCTCTTCGACCACGCCTGGACGACCGCGCAGCCCTTCGGCGAACGCCCCGAACCCAGCGACCAAGAGCTGACGGCGCAAGAACTGGCGGTACTGAGGCTGTTGGCCCAGGGCCACGCCGACGAGTCGATCGCCCGCCGCCTCGGCGTATCGGTACGCACCTCGCGCCGCATCACCGCCGCCCTGATGACGCACCTCAACGCGAGCAGCCGGTTCCAGGCCGGCGCCATGGCCGCGCTCCGCGGCCTGATCAACGCCGATGATCTGGTCTGA